The Primulina huaijiensis isolate GDHJ02 chromosome 17, ASM1229523v2, whole genome shotgun sequence genome window below encodes:
- the LOC140963464 gene encoding uncharacterized protein isoform X1 produces the protein MQPLPPFAKQRAVTIPRVTAVGEKFIVKIEEKTNQITCFIREEAAAALLVILLHIGVDLLIEIVLKMSLDNRSRSRSRSRSPMDRKIRTQRYSYRDAPYRRDSRPGFSENGLCNNCKRPGHFARECPIAALCHNCGLPGHFASECNTKALCWNCREPGHMAGNCPNEGICHTCGKAGHRARDCMAPPMHPGDMRLCNNCYKQGHMAVDCTNDKACKNCRKPGHIARDCQNDPVCNTCNISGHMARDCPKGGHLYEDRVGGIRGGGFRDIVCRTCQQVGHMSRDCVSMTICHNCGGRGHMAFECPSGRFVDRFPRRY, from the exons TGGGTGAAAAGTTTATTGTCAAAATTGAGGAAAAGACAAATCAAATAACATGCTTTATAAG GGAAGAGGCAGCAGCTGCTTTGTTGGTGATATTGTTGCACATAGGTGTTGATTTGTTGATtgaaatagttttgaaaatgagCTTAGACAACAGAAGCCGTAGCAGGAGCAGAAGCAGGAGCCCGATGGATCGTAAGATTCGTACTCAGCGCTATTCCTATCGTGATGCTCCTTATAGACGGGATTCAAGGCCGGGTTTCAG TGAGAACGGTTTGTGCAACAACTGCAAAAGGCCTGGCCATTTTGCTCGAGAATGCCCCATTGCTGCTCTCTGTCACAATTGTGGTCTTCCTGG GCATTTTGCATCAGAATGTAACACGAAAGCTCTTTGCTGGAATTGCCGAGAACCTGGCCACATGGCTGGGAACTGTCCAAATGAAGGCATTTGCCACACCTGCGGAAAGGCAGGTCATCGTGCCAGAGACTGCATGGCTCCTCCAATGCATCCTGGTGATATGAGGCTGTGCAACAACTGCTACAAGCAAGGCCACATGGCAGTGGACTGCACTAATGACAAGGCCTGCAAAAATTGCAGGAAACCAGGCCATATAGCTCGCGACTGTCAAAACGATCCTGTCTGCAATACATGCAACATATCTGGGCACATGGCGAGAGACTGTCCCAAGGGAGGCCACCTGTATGAAGATAGGGTTGGTGGAATTCGTGGAGGTGGGTTTCGTGATATCGTGTGCCGGACTTGCCAGCAGGTGGGGCATATGAGTAGGGACTGTGTTTCAATGACTATATGTCACAACTGTGGGGGAAGAGGGCATATGGCATTCGAATGCCCATCTGGGAGGTTCGTGGACCGTTTTCCACGAAGGTACTAG
- the LOC140963464 gene encoding uncharacterized protein isoform X2, whose amino-acid sequence MSLDNRSRSRSRSRSPMDRKIRTQRYSYRDAPYRRDSRPGFSENGLCNNCKRPGHFARECPIAALCHNCGLPGHFASECNTKALCWNCREPGHMAGNCPNEGICHTCGKAGHRARDCMAPPMHPGDMRLCNNCYKQGHMAVDCTNDKACKNCRKPGHIARDCQNDPVCNTCNISGHMARDCPKGGHLYEDRVGGIRGGGFRDIVCRTCQQVGHMSRDCVSMTICHNCGGRGHMAFECPSGRFVDRFPRRY is encoded by the exons atgagCTTAGACAACAGAAGCCGTAGCAGGAGCAGAAGCAGGAGCCCGATGGATCGTAAGATTCGTACTCAGCGCTATTCCTATCGTGATGCTCCTTATAGACGGGATTCAAGGCCGGGTTTCAG TGAGAACGGTTTGTGCAACAACTGCAAAAGGCCTGGCCATTTTGCTCGAGAATGCCCCATTGCTGCTCTCTGTCACAATTGTGGTCTTCCTGG GCATTTTGCATCAGAATGTAACACGAAAGCTCTTTGCTGGAATTGCCGAGAACCTGGCCACATGGCTGGGAACTGTCCAAATGAAGGCATTTGCCACACCTGCGGAAAGGCAGGTCATCGTGCCAGAGACTGCATGGCTCCTCCAATGCATCCTGGTGATATGAGGCTGTGCAACAACTGCTACAAGCAAGGCCACATGGCAGTGGACTGCACTAATGACAAGGCCTGCAAAAATTGCAGGAAACCAGGCCATATAGCTCGCGACTGTCAAAACGATCCTGTCTGCAATACATGCAACATATCTGGGCACATGGCGAGAGACTGTCCCAAGGGAGGCCACCTGTATGAAGATAGGGTTGGTGGAATTCGTGGAGGTGGGTTTCGTGATATCGTGTGCCGGACTTGCCAGCAGGTGGGGCATATGAGTAGGGACTGTGTTTCAATGACTATATGTCACAACTGTGGGGGAAGAGGGCATATGGCATTCGAATGCCCATCTGGGAGGTTCGTGGACCGTTTTCCACGAAGGTACTAG
- the LOC140963465 gene encoding uncharacterized protein, translated as MDAGDDMTEPSVSSSGLSSVDFGQGGTVHSPEDVAWADSCLTKDPEALENGWNSLRCALLETSVSQPDSSALETDDFPESDKMDKMEVFSSTEGTGDVKNLEKATIDVASNGKTTIDVKNLEKATVDVASNGKASERSSSDSSSGDNTGGFWSRHNLDDVFLPTYNENGRDLGTYDSEVDMFLQSFKLDQPTDDIFKIWDLDIPPEEDDLIKHLNEALEGSSLESNPSVSDEFKAWKSSKDALLEDLISGVNELSLSPN; from the coding sequence ATGGATGCTGGTGATGATATGACTGAGCCTAGTGTTTCTTCCTCGGGTCTCAGTTCTGTAGATTTTGGCCAAGGTGGAACAGTGCATTCACCCGAAGATGTTGCCTGGGCTGATTCTTGTCTGACAAAAGATCCCGAAGCACTAGAAAACGGATGGAATTCTCTTAGATGCGCATTATTAGAAACTTCAGTTTCCCAGCCCGACTCCTCAGCACTTGAGACAGATGATTTTCCTGAAAGTGACAAAATGGACAAAATGGAGGTTTTTTCTTCGACTGAGGGGACAGGGGATGTGAAGAATCTTGAAAAAGCAACCATTGATGTTGCATCTAATGGAAAAACAACCATAGATGTGAAGAATCTTGAAAAAGCAACCGTTGATGTTGCATCTAATGGAAAAGCATCTGAACGGAGTAGTAGTGATAGTTCAAGTGGTGATAATACTGGTGGGTTCTGGTCAAGACATAACTTAGATGATGTTTTCCTTCCTACGTACAACGAAAATGGGAGAGACCTTGGAACGTATGATTCTGAAGTGGATATGTTtttacaatcattcaaactaGATCAACCAACCGATGACATTTTCAAGATATGGGATTTAGACATTCCACCGGAGGAAGATGATCTcataaaacatttgaatgaaGCCCTTGAAGGAAGTTCTTTGGAGTCAAATCCTTCAGTTTCTGACGAATTCAAGGCATGGAAAAGCTCGAAAGACGCACTGCTTGAGGATCTCATTTCTGGGGTTAATGAGCTTTCTTTGAGTCCAAATTGA